One Maribacter dokdonensis DSW-8 genomic region harbors:
- a CDS encoding Lrp/AsnC family transcriptional regulator has protein sequence MGKVKLDEIDHQILDMLIDNTRTPFTDIAKKLLISAGTVHVRVKKMEEAGIIKGSSLTLDYVKLGYAFIAYVGIFLEKTHQTKFVLERLNQIPNVTIAHITTGKFNIFCKIRAKDTTHAKNIIFKIDDIDGISRTETMISLEESFNDKKRLMHTIFNEL, from the coding sequence ATGGGCAAAGTCAAATTAGACGAAATAGACCACCAAATTCTGGATATGTTAATTGATAACACCAGAACACCTTTTACTGATATTGCAAAAAAACTTCTTATTTCTGCAGGTACTGTTCATGTAAGGGTTAAGAAAATGGAAGAAGCCGGTATAATAAAAGGCTCTTCACTAACTTTAGATTACGTAAAACTAGGTTATGCATTTATAGCGTATGTGGGTATTTTTCTTGAAAAAACGCACCAGACCAAATTTGTATTGGAACGTTTAAATCAAATACCAAATGTTACCATTGCACATATTACAACCGGGAAATTCAATATTTTCTGTAAGATTAGAGCAAAGGATACTACGCATGCTAAAAATATTATCTTTAAAATTGATGATATAGATGGTATCAGCAGAACCGAGACAATGATTTCGTTAGAAGAAAGCTTTAATGACAAAAAGCGTTTAATGCATACTATTTTTAACGAGTTATAA
- a CDS encoding DinB family protein, with protein sequence MKVKDLENSELQYFYGTYLNALNGEEDLKSALENGKKNFQQLIENLNKDQLLYSYGEGKWTIAEVLVHLIDSERVFQYRAFRISRNDKTPLPGFEQDDYVLESYANQRTKEDILQEFLIVREASINFFSLLSNDVLKRTGTASGLPWSVAALGLVISGHQRHHFNIIKERYLV encoded by the coding sequence ATGAAGGTAAAAGATTTAGAGAATAGCGAATTGCAATATTTTTACGGAACCTACTTAAATGCTTTAAATGGAGAAGAAGATTTAAAGTCTGCCTTAGAAAATGGCAAGAAGAACTTTCAGCAGCTAATTGAAAATTTAAACAAAGATCAGTTGTTGTATAGCTACGGGGAGGGTAAATGGACTATAGCTGAAGTCTTAGTTCACTTAATAGATTCTGAACGCGTTTTTCAATACAGGGCTTTTCGAATTTCTAGAAACGATAAAACTCCTTTACCAGGTTTTGAGCAAGATGATTACGTTTTAGAGAGTTATGCAAATCAAAGAACCAAAGAGGATATTTTACAGGAATTCCTAATAGTTAGAGAAGCATCTATTAACTTTTTCAGTCTTTTATCTAATGATGTCTTAAAAAGAACCGGTACCGCAAGCGGATTACCTTGGTCTGTAGCAGCGCTAGGCCTTGTGATTAGTGGTCATCAAAGGCATCATTTTAATATTATAAAAGAGCGATATTTAGTTTAA
- a CDS encoding alanine dehydrogenase codes for MNEPTSPFSKHQLIPQEETLEVLRQKGELFIGIPKENQYQEKRICLTPDAVNAITSNGHRVLIESGAGEGAHFSDADYVTAGGEITRDTKKVFACPLILKVEPPTLTEIEYINPQTTIISALQIKTQYKEYFEELARKRITAIAFEYIRDEEGKYPAVRSLSEIAGISSVLIAAELMAANNNGNGLMFGNISGVPPVEVVIIGAGTVGEFAARSAIGIGANVKVFDNSITKLRNIQTNLKQTVYTSTIQPKNLLKALKRCDVAIGATRGKDRSPVVVTSTMVEHMKKGAVIIDVSIDTGGCFETSEITDHNKPTRKKYDVIHYGVPNIPSRYPKTASVSISNIFTPYLLKIGEDGGLENSLRFDKGLRNGLYMYHGILTNKSVGEWFDLQYSDINFLIF; via the coding sequence ATGAATGAACCCACATCACCGTTTAGCAAACACCAATTAATTCCACAAGAGGAAACCTTAGAGGTTTTACGCCAAAAAGGTGAATTGTTTATAGGCATCCCAAAGGAAAATCAGTACCAAGAAAAAAGAATATGTTTAACGCCTGATGCTGTCAATGCCATAACGTCTAACGGTCATCGTGTTCTAATAGAATCTGGAGCAGGTGAAGGAGCCCATTTTTCTGATGCGGATTATGTAACCGCTGGTGGGGAAATTACCAGGGATACTAAAAAGGTTTTTGCGTGCCCGTTAATTTTAAAAGTAGAACCTCCTACCCTTACCGAAATAGAATATATAAATCCGCAGACTACAATAATATCCGCACTTCAGATTAAAACGCAATACAAAGAATATTTTGAGGAATTGGCAAGAAAACGAATTACGGCTATAGCTTTTGAATATATCCGTGATGAAGAAGGGAAATACCCGGCCGTGCGTTCTCTAAGTGAAATTGCCGGTATTTCATCGGTATTGATTGCTGCAGAATTAATGGCCGCCAATAATAATGGTAACGGACTTATGTTCGGTAATATTAGTGGCGTACCACCGGTTGAAGTTGTTATTATTGGTGCTGGTACCGTTGGTGAATTTGCAGCACGCTCCGCAATAGGTATAGGAGCAAATGTAAAGGTCTTTGACAATTCTATTACCAAGCTAAGAAACATTCAGACCAATCTTAAACAAACGGTATACACATCTACAATACAACCCAAAAATTTATTGAAGGCCTTAAAACGCTGCGATGTTGCTATTGGCGCCACAAGAGGAAAAGATAGGTCACCCGTTGTAGTTACCAGCACCATGGTAGAGCATATGAAAAAGGGAGCCGTAATCATTGATGTAAGTATAGATACAGGCGGATGTTTTGAAACCAGTGAAATTACCGATCACAATAAGCCTACTAGAAAAAAATATGATGTAATACACTACGGCGTGCCCAATATACCCTCTAGATATCCAAAAACGGCATCAGTAAGTATCAGTAATATTTTCACGCCTTATTTACTTAAAATCGGCGAAGACGGCGGACTAGAAAACTCCCTTCGTTTTGATAAGGGACTTCGAAATGGGCTATATATGTACCATGGTATTTTGACCAATAAATCGGTCGGAGAATGGTTTGACCTTCAGTATAGCGATATTAATTTTTTAATATTCTAA
- the aroB gene encoding 3-dehydroquinate synthase, with amino-acid sequence MDSIISDSYAVHFNEQAFSALNTHLAEKKYSTIFIMVDENTHELCLPNFMAELNGDYAFEIIEIESGEINKNIETCVGVWEALSELGADRKSLLINLGGGVLTDMGGFIASTFKRGIDFINVPTTLLSMVDASVGGKTGIDLGALKNQIGVINQPVMVLVVPDFLDTLEDRQVKSGFAEMLKHGLIQDKDYWHSLKEAKDLEDMKNHILTSIQIKNEVVLQDPTEQHIRKILNYGHTLGHAIESYFLENESKEMLLHGEAIAIGMILEGYLSQKLLDLPQEAMEDIKKTFLNRYDKVEFSDTDIDNILNLMKYDKKNSHGKINFVLLKSIGEPKFDVEIPVTLFTEAFAYYKL; translated from the coding sequence ATGGATTCCATTATTTCAGATTCTTACGCAGTACATTTCAATGAACAAGCTTTTTCTGCCCTTAATACTCATTTAGCAGAGAAAAAATATTCTACTATTTTTATAATGGTAGATGAAAATACCCATGAACTCTGTCTACCAAATTTCATGGCAGAGCTAAATGGAGACTATGCATTTGAAATAATTGAAATTGAATCTGGGGAAATAAATAAAAACATTGAAACCTGTGTTGGTGTTTGGGAGGCACTTTCAGAGCTTGGTGCGGACCGTAAAAGTTTACTAATAAATTTAGGTGGAGGAGTATTGACCGATATGGGCGGTTTTATTGCCTCTACATTTAAAAGAGGTATAGATTTCATAAATGTACCCACTACCCTATTATCTATGGTAGATGCTTCGGTAGGCGGTAAAACAGGTATTGACCTTGGCGCGTTAAAGAATCAAATTGGTGTTATCAACCAACCGGTAATGGTATTGGTGGTACCAGATTTCCTTGATACCTTAGAAGACAGACAGGTCAAAAGCGGGTTTGCCGAAATGCTAAAACATGGTCTTATTCAAGATAAAGATTACTGGCATTCACTTAAAGAAGCTAAAGACCTTGAGGATATGAAAAATCATATTCTTACTTCAATTCAAATTAAAAATGAAGTGGTCTTGCAAGACCCTACCGAACAACATATACGTAAAATATTAAATTATGGACACACGTTGGGTCACGCCATAGAATCGTATTTTCTTGAAAACGAATCTAAAGAAATGTTGCTACATGGAGAAGCAATAGCAATTGGTATGATCTTAGAAGGCTATTTATCACAAAAACTATTAGACCTACCCCAAGAAGCCATGGAGGATATAAAGAAAACTTTTTTGAACAGGTATGACAAAGTGGAATTTTCTGATACCGACATTGATAATATTCTAAATTTAATGAAGTATGACAAGAAAAATTCTCATGGAAAAATCAATTTTGTACTCTTAAAATCTATTGGTGAACCTAAGTTTGATGTTGAAATTCCGGTAACATTATTTACTGAAGCTTTCGCTTACTACAAACTTTAA
- a CDS encoding TerC family protein, translated as MFEIFTSPDAWIALLTLTFLEIVLGIDNIIFISIAAGKLEPTQRKKATNIGLVLAMVMRIVLLFGISLLTSMKKPFWVFDSEWITGGISGQGIILFLGGLFLLYKSTKEIHEKVEDKGHDEREVKKARSTSLTNAILQITVINIVFSFDSILTAIGMTNGISPNPNDALILMIVAVVISVIIMMLFANPVGEFVNRHPSIQILGLSFLILIGFMLIAEAAHLSHLIVFGNEVGTIPKGYLYFSIAFSLMVEFFDLRMKKNKKPVTPIEDQ; from the coding sequence ATGTTTGAAATTTTCACCAGTCCAGATGCTTGGATTGCCCTACTTACACTAACATTTCTTGAAATAGTTTTAGGTATAGATAATATAATTTTTATCTCCATTGCCGCAGGAAAACTAGAACCTACACAAAGAAAAAAAGCTACCAATATTGGACTTGTATTGGCCATGGTTATGAGAATTGTATTGTTATTTGGCATCTCATTGCTTACTTCAATGAAAAAACCGTTTTGGGTGTTTGACAGTGAATGGATTACAGGAGGAATTAGTGGACAGGGAATAATACTCTTTCTAGGAGGTTTATTTCTGCTCTACAAAAGTACTAAGGAAATCCATGAAAAGGTCGAAGATAAAGGGCATGACGAACGGGAGGTAAAGAAAGCGAGATCCACATCCCTGACCAATGCCATTTTGCAAATAACCGTAATAAACATAGTATTTTCATTTGACTCTATTTTAACTGCCATAGGAATGACCAACGGCATCTCTCCCAACCCTAACGATGCTTTAATACTTATGATTGTAGCCGTAGTTATCTCAGTAATCATAATGATGTTATTTGCCAATCCTGTTGGTGAATTCGTAAATAGACACCCTTCCATTCAAATCCTAGGGCTTTCTTTTTTAATCTTAATAGGTTTTATGCTAATTGCAGAAGCAGCTCATTTAAGTCATCTAATTGTATTTGGAAATGAAGTGGGCACCATCCCGAAAGGATACCTTTACTTCTCCATTGCATTTTCATTAATGGTTGAATTCTTTGATCTAAGAATGAAAAAGAATAAGAAGCCCGTTACACCAATTGAAGATCAGTAG
- a CDS encoding M14 family metallopeptidase, whose product MEEINYKDYGVTSISGRYITYDHIDEFLNSLPVTFKTEVVGRSVRGEAIKSVVFGNGPKRILMWSQMHGNESTTTKAVLDLFNFMSQESMEAFKIWNACTIKIIPILNPDGARDFTRINANEIDLNRDAQNLSQPESKVLKKVYEDFTPDFCYNLHDQRTIFNVGTTHKPATVSFLAPAFDEDRNNSPSRKLSMQLIAAMNSKLQEEIPGQVGRYDDGFNANCVGDAFQMKGTPTILFEAGHYYNDYDRDVTRVYIFKALVKSLLTIRDNEITDYTVDQYLSIPENGKQFVDIGVYNIDFENNGLTSAEFTTIQYKEVLKNGKVDFVPMVHVFDKEPPEVFAHKSLNCNDENDVKWLRENDILKLLS is encoded by the coding sequence ATGGAAGAAATAAATTATAAGGACTATGGTGTAACCAGTATATCGGGAAGATATATTACTTATGACCATATAGATGAGTTTTTAAATTCATTACCGGTAACATTTAAAACTGAGGTAGTAGGTAGATCGGTACGCGGAGAAGCTATAAAAAGTGTTGTTTTTGGTAACGGACCTAAGCGAATTTTAATGTGGTCTCAAATGCATGGAAATGAATCAACGACAACGAAGGCTGTTTTAGATTTATTTAATTTTATGAGTCAAGAATCCATGGAAGCCTTCAAAATATGGAATGCCTGTACCATTAAGATTATTCCAATTTTAAATCCGGATGGAGCTAGAGACTTTACTAGAATAAATGCTAATGAAATCGATTTAAATAGAGACGCACAAAACTTATCGCAACCAGAGAGTAAAGTGCTAAAAAAGGTCTATGAAGATTTTACACCAGATTTCTGTTATAATCTACATGATCAGCGTACTATTTTTAATGTAGGTACTACTCATAAACCGGCTACGGTTTCTTTTTTGGCTCCAGCTTTTGATGAAGACCGTAATAACTCACCGTCTAGAAAACTGAGTATGCAATTAATAGCGGCAATGAACAGCAAATTGCAAGAAGAAATACCTGGACAGGTAGGTAGGTATGATGATGGCTTTAATGCAAATTGCGTAGGCGATGCTTTTCAAATGAAGGGAACACCTACTATATTATTTGAAGCTGGTCATTATTATAATGATTATGATAGAGATGTAACAAGGGTATACATTTTTAAAGCTTTAGTAAAGAGTTTGTTAACTATAAGGGATAATGAAATAACAGATTATACCGTTGACCAATATTTATCAATACCGGAGAATGGTAAACAGTTTGTTGATATTGGGGTGTATAATATAGATTTTGAAAATAATGGTCTTACTTCGGCTGAATTTACAACAATTCAGTATAAGGAGGTGCTAAAAAATGGTAAAGTGGATTTTGTTCCTATGGTTCATGTTTTTGATAAGGAACCTCCTGAAGTTTTTGCACATAAATCATTGAATTGCAATGATGAAAACGATGTGAAGTGGTTGAGAGAAAATGATATTTTAAAACTACTTTCTTAG
- a CDS encoding helix-turn-helix transcriptional regulator has translation MLDSNSFILRLKLILTNYELSSSAFADLIEVQRSSISHLLNGRNKPSLEFIMKINDAFAEVDIQWLLYGIGSFPKLNKKEPTKTYNKSLQTTLPPSEKNIDRIVIFYNDGTFKTYLEK, from the coding sequence ATGTTAGACAGCAATTCATTCATATTAAGGTTAAAGTTAATTTTAACCAATTACGAACTTTCCTCCTCTGCATTTGCAGATTTAATTGAGGTGCAAAGATCTAGCATATCACATTTGTTGAATGGCAGAAACAAACCTAGCCTAGAGTTTATCATGAAAATTAATGATGCCTTTGCGGAGGTAGATATTCAATGGTTGCTTTACGGCATTGGTAGCTTTCCTAAACTAAACAAAAAAGAACCAACCAAAACTTACAATAAATCCTTACAGACCACCTTACCACCTAGCGAAAAGAATATTGACCGAATAGTTATTTTCTATAATGACGGTACATTTAAAACATACCTAGAAAAATAG
- a CDS encoding proline dehydrogenase family protein, whose product MDQIFENTATAFALKTDSELERAYFLFKMISNEPLVKMGSVITNFAFKAHLPVESLIKATVFDHFCGGVNERDCLPVVDRMWEKGVSSVLDYSVEGKEEEDPFDTATEIILTILDFVKEKDAIPYAVFKPTGFGRFALYQKISEKKELTDKEKAEWQRVVNRFDKVCKKAHDLEVSLLIDGEESWMQDAADDLAEEMMRKYNKKKRIVFNTLQTYRWDRLPYLKALHERAIKDGFLVGMKVVRGAYMEKENDRAKEKGYTSPICKTKQETDDNFNATIAYMIDNIDVLSIFAGTHNEESCYKLMELMEKKGIEKNNTHIWFGQLYGMSDHISYNLAAHGYNVAKYLPFGPVRDVMPYLIRRADENTSVAGQTSRELTLLKKERKRRKM is encoded by the coding sequence ATGGACCAAATTTTTGAAAATACTGCAACCGCATTTGCTCTTAAAACCGATTCGGAGTTAGAACGCGCTTATTTTCTTTTTAAAATGATTTCAAACGAACCTTTGGTAAAAATGGGTTCGGTGATTACCAACTTTGCTTTTAAGGCGCATTTGCCAGTAGAAAGCTTAATTAAAGCTACAGTTTTTGACCATTTTTGTGGTGGCGTTAATGAGCGAGATTGTTTACCGGTTGTTGATAGAATGTGGGAGAAAGGCGTAAGTTCGGTATTGGACTACTCCGTAGAAGGAAAAGAAGAAGAGGATCCTTTTGATACGGCTACTGAAATTATTTTGACCATTTTGGATTTTGTAAAGGAAAAGGACGCCATACCTTATGCTGTTTTTAAGCCAACTGGTTTTGGGAGATTTGCCTTATACCAAAAAATTAGCGAGAAAAAAGAACTCACTGATAAAGAAAAAGCAGAATGGCAAAGGGTTGTCAATAGGTTTGACAAAGTCTGTAAAAAAGCGCATGACCTTGAAGTGTCTTTGCTGATCGATGGTGAGGAAAGCTGGATGCAAGATGCCGCTGATGACCTGGCTGAAGAAATGATGCGCAAGTATAATAAGAAAAAAAGGATAGTATTCAATACCCTGCAAACATACAGATGGGATCGTTTACCGTATTTAAAAGCGTTGCATGAGCGCGCTATAAAAGATGGTTTCTTGGTTGGAATGAAGGTCGTTAGGGGTGCATACATGGAGAAAGAGAATGATCGAGCAAAGGAAAAGGGCTACACTTCACCGATCTGCAAAACCAAACAAGAAACTGATGATAATTTCAATGCAACAATAGCATATATGATCGATAATATTGATGTGCTTTCCATTTTTGCAGGAACACACAATGAAGAGAGTTGTTATAAATTGATGGAGTTAATGGAAAAGAAGGGTATTGAAAAAAATAACACTCATATTTGGTTTGGTCAGTTGTATGGTATGAGCGATCATATTTCTTACAATTTGGCTGCACATGGTTATAACGTTGCCAAATATTTGCCCTTTGGACCAGTACGCGATGTAATGCCCTATTTAATTAGAAGAGCGGATGAAAATACCTCTGTAGCAGGACAAACCAGTAGGGAGCTTACCCTTTTGAAAAAAGAAAGAAAGCGCAGAAAAATGTAA
- a CDS encoding DUF4258 domain-containing protein — protein MDFLKRLGYFLVGMSIGIVFLTFFLKKKSEETGVYFCYLPNCRTLKDIRSKSMYYSEEAQQKLQELQLDSTAVTYILTEGDVDFGNSDTKSVPCKTYIIESDYKEQDYIFTVKNCREKATIENVQLQ, from the coding sequence ATGGATTTTCTTAAGAGGTTAGGTTATTTTTTGGTGGGGATGTCTATAGGAATCGTTTTTCTAACTTTTTTTCTTAAAAAGAAATCTGAAGAAACCGGTGTATATTTTTGCTACCTACCTAATTGCAGAACATTAAAAGACATTCGCTCAAAATCTATGTACTACAGTGAGGAAGCCCAACAAAAACTCCAAGAGTTACAGTTGGATTCCACTGCAGTGACCTATATTTTAACCGAGGGTGATGTGGATTTCGGAAATAGTGATACAAAATCCGTTCCCTGTAAAACTTATATTATTGAGTCCGATTACAAGGAACAAGATTATATTTTCACCGTTAAGAATTGCAGAGAAAAAGCTACGATAGAAAACGTGCAACTACAATAA